One Miscanthus floridulus cultivar M001 chromosome 11, ASM1932011v1, whole genome shotgun sequence DNA window includes the following coding sequences:
- the LOC136494902 gene encoding beta-fructofuranosidase, insoluble isoenzyme 2-like, which produces MRALGRVAWSWLLLLQLAGASHVVYDYENLEVEAAADTVPPSIVDPLLRTGYHFQPLKNWINDPNAPLYYKGWYHLFYQYNPKGAVWGNIVWGHSVSRDLINWVALKPAIEPSIASDKYGCWSGSATTLPDGTPAIMYTGVNRPDVNNQVQNIAYPRNKSDPLLREWVKPTHNPIIVPRGGVNATQFRDPTTAWRHADDGHWRLLIGSVDGAARGVAYVYRSRDFKRWTRARRPLHSADTGMWECPDFYPVSTAGRRVGVETSEAESGSSRQAKYVLKNSLDLRRYDYYTIGTYDRTAERYVPDDPAGDERHLRYDYGNFYASKTFYDPAKRRRILWGWANESDTAADDVAKGWAGIQAIPRTVWLDPSGKQLLQWPIEEVEALRGKSVTLKNRVIKPGQHVEVTGIQTAQADVEVSFEFEVSSLVGAEALDDPALASDAQRLCGARGAAVEGGLGPFGLWVLASANREERTAVFFRVFRPARGGDNPVVLMCTDPCKSSLDPNLYQPTFAGFVDTDISNGKISLRSLIDRSVVESFGAGGKTCILSRVYPSLAIGKNARLYVFNNGKADVKVTRLTAWEMKKPLMNGA; this is translated from the exons ATGAGGGCGCTTGGAAGGGTTGCTTGGTCATGGCTGCTGCTCCTGCAGCTCGCCGGGGCGTCTCATGTCGTCTACGACTACGAGAACCTCGAGGTTGAGGCGGCGGCTGACACCGTGCCGCCCTCCATTGTCGACCCCCTGCTGAGGACAGGGTACCATTTCCAGCCTCTCAAGAACTGGATCAATG ATCCCAACG CTCCGTTGTACTACAAGGGGTGGTACCACCTCTTCTACCAATACAACCCGAAAGGCGCCGTGTGGGGCAACATCGTATGGGGCCACTCGGTGTCGCGGGACCTCATCAACTGGGTCGCCCTGAAGCCGGCGATCGAGCCCAGCATCGCATCCGACAAGTACGGCTGCTGGTCCGGGTCGGCGACCACGCTGCCCGACGGCACGCCGGCGATCATGTACACGGGCGTGAACCGTCCCGACGTCAACAACCAGGTCCAGAACATCGCGTACCCTCGGAACAAGTCGGACCCGCTGCTCCGGGAGTGGGTGAAGCCCACGCACAACCCGATCATCGTGCCCAGGGGCGGCGTCAACGCGACGCAGTTCCGCGACCCCACCACGGCCTGGCGCCACGCCGACGACGGCCACTGGCGGCTGCTCATCGGCAGCGTGGACGGTGCCGCCCGCGGCGTGGCGTACGTGTACCGGAGCCGCGACTTCAAGCGGTggacgcgggcgcggcggccgctgCACTCGGCGGACACGGGGATGTGGGAGTGCCCGGACTTCTACCCGGTCAGCACGGCCGGCCGGCGCGTGGGCGTCGAGACGTCGGAGGCGGAGTCGGGCTCGAGTCGTCAGGCCAAGTACGTGCTCAAGAACAGCCTCGACCTGCGACGGTACGACTACTACACCATCGGCACGTACGACCGGACGGCCGAGCGGTACGTGCCGGACGACCCCGCTGGCGACGAGCGCCACCTGCGGTACGACTACGGCAACTTCTACGCGTCCAAGACGTTCTACGACCCGGCGAAGCGGCGCCGGATCCTCTGGGGCTGGGCCAACGAGTCCGACACCGCCGCCGACGACGTGGCCAAGGGCTGGGCTGGGATTCAGGCGATTCCGAGGACGGTGTGGCTGGATCCCAGCGGGAAGCAGCTGCTGCAGTGGCCCATCGAGGAGGTGGAGGCGCTCAGAGGCAAGTCGGTCACTCTCAAGAACAGGGTAATCAAGCCAGGGCAGCACGTCGAGGTGACCGGGATACAAACGGCACAG GCTGACGTGGAGGTGAGCTTCGAGTTCGAGGTGTCGAGCCTGGTAGGCGCCGAGGCGCTGGACGACCCGGCGCTCGCCAGCGACGCGCAGCGCCTCTGCGGCGCCAGGGGCGCCGCCGTGGAGGGCGGCCTGGGGCCGTTCGGGCTGTGGGTGCTGGCCTCCGCCAACCGGGAGGAGAGGACCGCGGTGTTCTTCAGGGTGTTCCGGCCCGCGCGCGGCGGCGACAACCCCGTGGTGCTCATGTGCACCGACCCCTGCAA GTCATCTCTGGACCCGAACCTGTACCAGCCGACGTTTGCAGGTTTTGTTGACACAGACATTTCTAACGGCAAGATCTCTCTGAGAAGCCtg ATCGACCGGTCGGTGGTGGAGAGCTTTGGAGCCGGGGGCAAGACGTGCATCCTCTCCAGGGTCTACCCGTCGCTCGCCATCGGCAAGAACGCTCGCCTCTACGTGTTCAACAACGGGAAGGCGGACGTCAAGGTGACCCGTCTCACAGCATGGGAGATGAAGAAGCCACTCATGAATGGCGCTTGA